The DNA window AGTCCGATCTTCCGCCAGTCTCCTTCTTCCTTCACGCCGACCGCAAACGCGAGATCAATGGGGAATTCACCCTCACGGTCCACGACCAGTTCATAGAAAAGTCCTGCGTCGCCTTGCCGCAGTTCGACCCGCCAGTCCCGACCGGCCGGAATCTCGGTCAGGCCGACTCCGCCTCCCAGAATGGGCAGGCGGGCCCCTCCAACCTTGCGGACCACAAACTGGCCCCGGAGCCGGAAACCGACACTGTGCCCGTCCGCAGCCACCGTGCCGGTCAATCCCGCACCCTGGAGCTCAGCCTCCGCGGGAATGCCGCCCCGAAGAGCCAGTTGCAGATGCAAAGCCGCCTCGCCCGAACCTGCCAATTGGATACTCCGGTCCCTGAGTTCTGTGCGGGTGACAGGCAGAAGACCGCTCAGCGAGGATACCCGGATATCGAGTCCATCGTCGGGGTTGACCCGGATGGTCGAAGCAAAGCCGATCGCCTCGCCCGGGGTGATCAGCAGAATCGCGGCCAATCCCGGGACCGCCGGTTCCCGTATTAGTGTATGGACGACAAGATTCAGAGGAGGCTGTGCTTCCCCTTCCGGCACCGGCACCGGGTGAAGATCCAGAAAACGGCGGCCATCGGTGAGTTCCCGGACAGCCCAGCTGAGAAGCCCGCCGCCCGAGACCGAGAACACCTCGCCGTCGCCGGAAAGGCCGAGGGACATGACTTCCGGCCTTCCCTGCACAACCTTGAGACGCACATCAATCTCACCGGCAATGGCATCGAGACCGATGGAGATCCGATGATCACACACTGCGGAAAAGAAAACCGGCACTTCCGGCCTGGCGTCCTCGACCTTGATGACCAGGCGGTTGCCGCCGCTCTCAGGAACCGCTGTCAGACGCCCTCCCTGCAGGGGAGCCCCGTTGAGTGATCCGGCCAGAAAAGCTGCCAGCGCCAGATGCGCCATCACCCCGAAGGTCGGCCTGAGTCGGGTCTTGGTTTGGTTTTTCATATCATTTCCTGTCTTAAGGTTTCTGTTTCATCTTCCAGGGGTGGGCCTTGATCCCCGTCGGAGCGGGCGGAGACCGCAGCCCGGGATCCGGACCGGAACTTTGCAGGAATCCACACCTTTCTCATGATACGTTCCGGTGGTTGTCCGCCGCTGCTATTGCATCCGATCGAGTTCTTCAATCATCCGGACTAGATCGCCGACCCGGCTCTCCGGCCCGAAATGCCGGCTGAGTTCGCGTGAGATGCGGAGGAACTCGTCCATATCAATCAGCTCGCCGACAGATCGTCCCGTCAATCCCTCCGCGAGAATCGCGGCCATCCCGGCCAATTGAATCCGGGCCGGTGCCAGATCAAAGGCTGGTGCCTGTGGATCAAACGGAATCGTCCAGGAACGCTCGACCATCCGCCCGCTCTCGTTGTCCCGGAACCGGACGAAGACCTCGCCGAGTTCCCCTTCACCCTCCGGAAGCGCTTCCACCTGGTAAACGGCAACGGCGCCCTCCTCGGCGGCCAGTTCGGCCGCGTCGACAGCGTCATTCCTGAAATCTTCCGCGTTGAGCCGGTGCTTCTCAAAGCCGATCAATCGGTAACCGCCAACCCGCGATGGATTGAAGCGGACCTGCACTTTCACGTTGGAAGCGGCCGGACGAAATGCCCCGGCCAGTTGCCGCGCGAATCCCTCACCCGCATCCTCCGGCCGATCGATCACGTAGTAGCGGCCGTCGCCCTTGCGGGTCAGCGCCTCGAGAACGGCGTCATTCAACCCATCCGTCCCAACCCCGCAGGCGTCGAAGGCGATTCCATGCTGCCGGGCGTCCTCAATCATCCCGGACAACATTTCGGGATCGGCGTTGCCGAGGTTGGCGGCCCCGTCGGTGATCAGGACGATGCGGTTCTGGGCCGAGGGGTCCCGATGGCGCTCGGCCAGCTCGCGGGCCAGGCGAAGGGCTTCCTCGAGGTTGGTTCCACCCTCCGACGGCGTCAGGGACGCCGTTTCCACCAACCGGGTTGCTTCATCACCCGGGACGGCCTCCTCAAGCAGGTGCGGTTGGCGGGCAAAACCGATCAGTGAGACGAGATCGTCCGGACCCAGAAGGGTTGCAAGAACCTGCAACGACGCCTCGACCGATGCCCTCCGGTCTTCCCGTTGCATGGATCCTGAAGTATCCAGAAGGACGGTCAGGTGGAGAGGCTGTCCGGCGCCACGACCGGTCGAGGCCAACTTGAGGGCAATCCGCACGAGGTTGCGCTGTTGCAAATAGGGATGGGCCGCCTGCTCGACCCGGCCCGTCACCTTTTCGCCCGCCATCGGCGCAGGGTCGCCGTAATCAAAGGCATTGTAGAATTCCTCCGGGCGGATGGTCGCTGGATCGGGATACTCTCCCCGGTCAATTGCCGCGAGAGCCAATCGGAAGGAGACATCACTTACATGCAGGGAAAAAGTGGATACCGGGTCCTCAACCGCCTGGACCTCGGGGAATTCCTCGGAAACGGATTTCAACTGTTCGATGGTTGCCCTAAATCCTTCCTGCTTCTCCTTGCTCAGAAGGCTCCCGTCCTTCTTGCCAGACCCAACCGGAGCGTCCAGGGGAACAGCCTCCTCCAAACGGTCCTTCATCCGGCTCCCCGCGATTGTATCGGTCGCGACATAGCCGGCCTCAAAGTCCCGCTCGACCTCAAACGGAGACAGCGTCAATGACTCATCGCTCGCAGATTGCGACTGCCGGTCACGCCGACTCTCTCGAGGCTGAGCCGCGGCTTCGTTGGATATCGAAGGACTTGGTTCGCTGAAATGGAAACTCGATGGTGCCGCCAGAACAACCTGCCCCTGCGGCGCACCATCGGATCCAGCCTGCCTATACTTTCCGCCCTGGATACGACCCGCGACTTGATCTTTATCAAGGTCGCTCAATCGAATCGATACCGGGCTGACCATTTTCGCATCGTCCACACCCCGCCCCTCAGCCTGGAAATCGCCAAAAAGCGACTTCGATTCGGGCACCGGCGGCGGTTCGGGCGATACGCCCGTCATTCCGATGTCGTCGTGGAAAACCGTATCAGGCTGATGCACGCTCATCCGGAGGAATCCAAAAATCAGGATAAAGGACGCCGCCACCGAAATCGCACCTGCCGGCACCCACTTGCGCCATCCTCCCAGAAGAGACCGGCGATAGACCAGTGGTCCCGCGGTTTCATTTTCCTCGGGCGGCGAATCGATCTGCTCGAGAAGAGCCTTCCGCCTCCCGGGAGTAAGCCGGAGAGACTCATCGGCATCTCCAACCGCCAAACCGGCCAGGCCATGGGCCTCCTCGATCCTTTTCTTGAACTGCTCGAGTTCCGGATCATTGCGGATTTCCAGCTTGAGTGCCTCGATCTCGGTATCGGTGGCTTCTCCGAGCACCCAGGCGACCACGCGCATCTCGAGTTCCGCTCTGGGTGATGATCCGAAATCAATGGGTCTGTCGTTGTCGCTCATGATTAACCTCGACTCCCTTCTATGCCGGCCTGTCTCAATCCATCGGCCAATCCGCTCAGCAAGTGGTGCAATCGGTAACCGACATTGCCGATGCTCATTCCGGTCCGCTCGCTGATCTCACGATACTTCAGGCCCTCTTCGTATTTCAGGCGGATGAGCTCACGGTCCTCGTCGTCCAGCTCAGCCATGAGCAGGCGCATCATGCCAACCGCTTCTCTCTGGCCGAGTTTCTCGTCGGGAAGGGCCGGCTCGTCCGTCCCCGCCTCGGTCTCTTCGTTGAGTTCGGTCTCCTCGCGTCGATCCCGCAGGTGATTGAGGGAAAGATTCCGCAGACAGCGGTAGAGCCAAGCCCGGGGATTTTCGACCTGCCGCCAGACCTGATGAAGGCGGACAAATGCTTCCTGAACCAGTTCCTCAGCCACCGCCCGACGACCGACAAGGCCGATCGCCAGACTCAAAACGCGCCCCTCCTCCGCTACAAAGAGGTCCTTCAGCGTCGTCTGGGGTGAATTCGAGGCCATAGGAAACAAAACCAGCTGGCTTCGACTATCGACTGAAACGGTCTCTGGGGACCTGGAAACCAGGGAGATCATGGCGTTTTAGATGGAAATTCATTCTCATTCCATCCCTGAAGACACGGAAACCGGAGTTTTCTTGGAAAATTCTCCAAACGAATCGCAGAACATCCTCCCGACCATCCGGAGCCCCCACCTCAGCCCAATTCCAATAGGTAGGGACGGACCGCCGGGCCGTCCGCGAAATGCAGGCCCCGTCGTAGCGGGTTTCCCACCAACCGAGAGTCTCAACCGGACAACATCCACCCACTCCTCACCGGAATCCTCCCACCGGAACTTCCGGGATTCACTCCCGGACGTCGGACCGGCAATCTCGTGTCATGCACTCATCTCCGCCCTGTGGATTCATCGGCTCCATGATTTCAATGCTTTTCTGCCTGGGAGCAGTCGCCGCTGAAGATCCCGCGATTACCAATTCCCCGGCCAGTCGTTCAATCGAAGCCCTCTGGTACGAGTCGGGCCCTTTCGTCGGCTACCTCTTTGCCCATATGACGACCGGTGACTATGGCCGGCTCTACTACGCCATCAGTGAAGATGGTTTGCATTTCCGACGGCTCAATGGCGGCAGGCGGGTCAACGACGACTATCAGGGCCATCCCTATATCACACACGGTCACGATGGGCGCTACTACCTGATCGGCGGGGGCTCTCCCATCACCTTCTGGGTTTCCAATGACCTGGTGACCTGGGAGAAATTCAGCGAGGCTTCGCCCGACGTCTTCAAGACCCCGGATTTCAAACCCGGACGCGACAGTCGCGGTGCCGCCAAGGTCTTCTGGGATCAACCCAACGAAACCTACATCGTGACCTGGCAGACCTCGCTCTATTCCAAGCGGACGGATTATCCCGGCATCGACGAACGTTATTGGGGCGGTCACCGTGCCCTCTATTCCCTGTCGAAGGATCTCAAGACCCTCAGTGATCCCCGCCTGCTCTTCCCCGACCAGGACCTGCCCGCCATCGATATCTTCGTCATGCGACTCGGTGGGAAATACTATTGTGTCTACAAGGACGAACGCTATCCACGTTACGACTGGCCCAACGGCAAGGCGATAAGGATCGCCTCAGCCGATCACCTGACCGGTCCCTACTCCAAACCCGGCCCACGCATCTCGGGCAATTTCCGTGAGGCCCCCAGCGTCGTTCCCAGACCGGATGGAACGGGCTACTACATGTACTTTGAACGTTACCCCGGAAACCAATACGAGATCGCCACCGCCGC is part of the Opitutaceae bacterium genome and encodes:
- a CDS encoding sigma-70 family RNA polymerase sigma factor; the encoded protein is MASNSPQTTLKDLFVAEEGRVLSLAIGLVGRRAVAEELVQEAFVRLHQVWRQVENPRAWLYRCLRNLSLNHLRDRREETELNEETEAGTDEPALPDEKLGQREAVGMMRLLMAELDDEDRELIRLKYEEGLKYREISERTGMSIGNVGYRLHHLLSGLADGLRQAGIEGSRG
- a CDS encoding von Willebrand factor type A domain-containing protein, producing the protein MSDNDRPIDFGSSPRAELEMRVVAWVLGEATDTEIEALKLEIRNDPELEQFKKRIEEAHGLAGLAVGDADESLRLTPGRRKALLEQIDSPPEENETAGPLVYRRSLLGGWRKWVPAGAISVAASFILIFGFLRMSVHQPDTVFHDDIGMTGVSPEPPPVPESKSLFGDFQAEGRGVDDAKMVSPVSIRLSDLDKDQVAGRIQGGKYRQAGSDGAPQGQVVLAAPSSFHFSEPSPSISNEAAAQPRESRRDRQSQSASDESLTLSPFEVERDFEAGYVATDTIAGSRMKDRLEEAVPLDAPVGSGKKDGSLLSKEKQEGFRATIEQLKSVSEEFPEVQAVEDPVSTFSLHVSDVSFRLALAAIDRGEYPDPATIRPEEFYNAFDYGDPAPMAGEKVTGRVEQAAHPYLQQRNLVRIALKLASTGRGAGQPLHLTVLLDTSGSMQREDRRASVEASLQVLATLLGPDDLVSLIGFARQPHLLEEAVPGDEATRLVETASLTPSEGGTNLEEALRLARELAERHRDPSAQNRIVLITDGAANLGNADPEMLSGMIEDARQHGIAFDACGVGTDGLNDAVLEALTRKGDGRYYVIDRPEDAGEGFARQLAGAFRPAASNVKVQVRFNPSRVGGYRLIGFEKHRLNAEDFRNDAVDAAELAAEEGAVAVYQVEALPEGEGELGEVFVRFRDNESGRMVERSWTIPFDPQAPAFDLAPARIQLAGMAAILAEGLTGRSVGELIDMDEFLRISRELSRHFGPESRVGDLVRMIEELDRMQ